Proteins from a single region of Symphalangus syndactylus isolate Jambi chromosome 12, NHGRI_mSymSyn1-v2.1_pri, whole genome shotgun sequence:
- the MCL1 gene encoding induced myeloid leukemia cell differentiation protein Mcl-1 isoform X2: MFGLRRNAVIGLNLYCGGAGLGAGSGGATPPGGRLLATEKEASARREIGGGEAGAVIGGSAGASPPSALTPDSRRVARPPPIGAEVSDVTATPARLLFFAPTRRAAPLEEMEAPAADAIMSPEEELDGYEPEPLGKRPAVLPLLELVGESGNNTSTDGSLPSTPPPAEEEEDELYRQSLEIISRYLREQATGAKDTKPMGRSGATSRKALETLRRVGDGVQRNHETAFQGWVCGVLPCRGPRRWHQKCAAGFCRCCWSRSWFGISNKIALL; the protein is encoded by the exons ATGTTTGGCCTCAGAAGAAACGCGGTAATCGGACTCAACCTCTACTGTGGGGGGGCCGGCTTGGGTGCCGGCAGCGGCGGCGCCACCCCTCCGGGAGGGCGGCTTTTGGCTACGGAGAAGGAGGCCTCGGCCCGGCGAGAGATAGGGGGAGGGGAGGCCGGCGCGGTGATTGGCGGAAGCGCTGGCGCAAGCCCCCCGTCAGCCCTCACACCAGACTCCCGGAGGGTCGCGCGGCCGCCGCCCATTGGCGCCGAGGTCTCCGACGTCACTGCGACCCCCGCGAGGCTGCTTTTCTTCGCCCCCACCCGCCGCGCGGCGCCGCTTGAGGAGATGGAAGCCCCGGCCGCCGACGCCATCATGTCGCCCGAAGAGGAGCTGGACGGGTACGAGCCGGAGCCTCTCGGGAAGCGGCCGGCTGTCCTGCCCCTGCTGGAGTTGGTCGGGGAATCTGGTAATAACACCAGTACGGACGGGTCACTACCCTCGACGCCGCCgccagcagaggaggaggaggacgagtTGTACCGGCAGTCGCTGGAGATCATCTCTCGGTACCTTCGGGAGCAGGCCACCGGCGCCAAGGACACAAAGCCAATGGGCAGGTCTGGGGCCACCAGCAGGAAGGCGCTGGAGACCTTACGACGGGTTGGGGATGGCGTGCAGCGCAACCACGAGACGGCCTTCCAAG gaTGGGTTTGTGGAGTTCTTCCATGTAGAGGACCTAGAAGGTGGCATCAGAAATGTGCTGCTGGCTTTTGCAGGTGTTGCTGGAGTAGGAGCTGGTTTGGCATATCTAATAAGATAGCCTTACTGTAA
- the MCL1 gene encoding induced myeloid leukemia cell differentiation protein Mcl-1 isoform X3, with translation MFGLRRNAVIGLNLYCGGAGLGAGSGGATPPGGRLLATGAKDTKPMGRSGATSRKALETLRRVGDGVQRNHETAFQGMLRKLDIKNEDDVKSLSRVMVHVFSDGVTNWGRIVTLISFGAFVAKHLKTINQESCIEPLAESITDVLVRTKRDWLVKQRGWDGFVEFFHVEDLEGGIRNVLLAFAGVAGVGAGLAYLIR, from the exons ATGTTTGGCCTCAGAAGAAACGCGGTAATCGGACTCAACCTCTACTGTGGGGGGGCCGGCTTGGGTGCCGGCAGCGGCGGCGCCACCCCTCCGGGAGGGCGGCTTTTG GCCACCGGCGCCAAGGACACAAAGCCAATGGGCAGGTCTGGGGCCACCAGCAGGAAGGCGCTGGAGACCTTACGACGGGTTGGGGATGGCGTGCAGCGCAACCACGAGACGGCCTTCCAAG GCATGCTTCGGAAACTGGACATCAAAAACGAAGACGATGTCAAATCGTTGTCTCGAGTGATGGTCCATGTTTTCAGCGACGGCGTAACAAACTGGGGCAGGATTGTGACTCTCATTTCTTTTGGTGCCTTTGTGGCTAAACACTTGAAGACCATAAACCAAGAAAGCTGCATCGAACCATTAGCAGAAAGTATCACAGACGTTCTCGTAAGGACAAAACGGGACTGGCTAGTTAAACAAAGAGGCTGG gaTGGGTTTGTGGAGTTCTTCCATGTAGAGGACCTAGAAGGTGGCATCAGAAATGTGCTGCTGGCTTTTGCAGGTGTTGCTGGAGTAGGAGCTGGTTTGGCATATCTAATAAGATAG
- the MCL1 gene encoding induced myeloid leukemia cell differentiation protein Mcl-1 isoform X1 — protein MFGLRRNAVIGLNLYCGGAGLGAGSGGATPPGGRLLATEKEASARREIGGGEAGAVIGGSAGASPPSALTPDSRRVARPPPIGAEVSDVTATPARLLFFAPTRRAAPLEEMEAPAADAIMSPEEELDGYEPEPLGKRPAVLPLLELVGESGNNTSTDGSLPSTPPPAEEEEDELYRQSLEIISRYLREQATGAKDTKPMGRSGATSRKALETLRRVGDGVQRNHETAFQGMLRKLDIKNEDDVKSLSRVMVHVFSDGVTNWGRIVTLISFGAFVAKHLKTINQESCIEPLAESITDVLVRTKRDWLVKQRGWDGFVEFFHVEDLEGGIRNVLLAFAGVAGVGAGLAYLIR, from the exons ATGTTTGGCCTCAGAAGAAACGCGGTAATCGGACTCAACCTCTACTGTGGGGGGGCCGGCTTGGGTGCCGGCAGCGGCGGCGCCACCCCTCCGGGAGGGCGGCTTTTGGCTACGGAGAAGGAGGCCTCGGCCCGGCGAGAGATAGGGGGAGGGGAGGCCGGCGCGGTGATTGGCGGAAGCGCTGGCGCAAGCCCCCCGTCAGCCCTCACACCAGACTCCCGGAGGGTCGCGCGGCCGCCGCCCATTGGCGCCGAGGTCTCCGACGTCACTGCGACCCCCGCGAGGCTGCTTTTCTTCGCCCCCACCCGCCGCGCGGCGCCGCTTGAGGAGATGGAAGCCCCGGCCGCCGACGCCATCATGTCGCCCGAAGAGGAGCTGGACGGGTACGAGCCGGAGCCTCTCGGGAAGCGGCCGGCTGTCCTGCCCCTGCTGGAGTTGGTCGGGGAATCTGGTAATAACACCAGTACGGACGGGTCACTACCCTCGACGCCGCCgccagcagaggaggaggaggacgagtTGTACCGGCAGTCGCTGGAGATCATCTCTCGGTACCTTCGGGAGCAGGCCACCGGCGCCAAGGACACAAAGCCAATGGGCAGGTCTGGGGCCACCAGCAGGAAGGCGCTGGAGACCTTACGACGGGTTGGGGATGGCGTGCAGCGCAACCACGAGACGGCCTTCCAAG GCATGCTTCGGAAACTGGACATCAAAAACGAAGACGATGTCAAATCGTTGTCTCGAGTGATGGTCCATGTTTTCAGCGACGGCGTAACAAACTGGGGCAGGATTGTGACTCTCATTTCTTTTGGTGCCTTTGTGGCTAAACACTTGAAGACCATAAACCAAGAAAGCTGCATCGAACCATTAGCAGAAAGTATCACAGACGTTCTCGTAAGGACAAAACGGGACTGGCTAGTTAAACAAAGAGGCTGG gaTGGGTTTGTGGAGTTCTTCCATGTAGAGGACCTAGAAGGTGGCATCAGAAATGTGCTGCTGGCTTTTGCAGGTGTTGCTGGAGTAGGAGCTGGTTTGGCATATCTAATAAGATAG